In Roseomonas fluvialis, one genomic interval encodes:
- a CDS encoding NAD(P)H-dependent oxidoreductase — MRVLMIHCHPRADSYSAALRDTAAAALKAAGHAVDIRDLYAEGFAAALSAEERARYHTEGDNEAGIEDHVAALRWAEALVLVYPTWWYGMPALLKGWFDRVWSPGVAFRLGAGAIEPLLTNIKRIGVVTTYGSPSWLLWYIGWPDRKLIGRGIRRLCAKGCGLDWVYLNAMDQRKPAELDAFVVKVRNHFSRW, encoded by the coding sequence ATGCGCGTCCTGATGATCCACTGCCACCCGCGGGCCGACAGCTACTCCGCCGCGCTGCGCGACACGGCGGCGGCGGCGCTGAAGGCCGCCGGCCATGCCGTGGACATCCGCGACCTCTATGCCGAGGGCTTCGCCGCCGCGCTGAGCGCCGAAGAGCGCGCCCGATACCACACCGAGGGCGACAACGAAGCCGGCATCGAGGACCACGTCGCCGCGCTGCGCTGGGCCGAGGCGCTGGTGCTGGTCTATCCAACCTGGTGGTACGGCATGCCGGCACTGCTGAAGGGCTGGTTCGACCGCGTGTGGTCGCCCGGCGTGGCGTTCCGCCTGGGCGCCGGCGCGATCGAGCCGCTGCTGACCAACATCAAGCGCATCGGCGTGGTCACGACCTATGGCTCGCCGTCCTGGCTGCTCTGGTATATCGGCTGGCCGGACCGCAAGCTGATCGGGCGCGGCATCCGGCGCCTCTGCGCGAAGGGCTGCGGGCTCGACTGGGTCTACCTGAACGCGATGGACCAGCGAAAGCCCGCCGAGCTCGACGCTTTCGTGGTGAAGGTGCGCAACCATTTCAGCCGCTGGTGA
- a CDS encoding FAD-binding oxidoreductase yields MTTELIAALPGIVFITDAALVRQRSRDFFWYSPVLKRQLNGVKADAVALPKDEGEVIRILAECHARRIPVTPRGAGTGNYGQAMPLKGGIVLDLSAMDRVIWAKPGVLRAQAGAKLIAIDEQTRREVGGELRFHPSTKRTATIGGFIAGGSAGAGSCMWGSLREPGNILGLRVVTMEATPRVLELRGADIDKANHAYGTNGVITEVEVPLAPAQDWVDLMFGFPTLMDAARFADALTRADGIVKKLACVIAAPVPQQYFKHFEGVVPAGTHVVLAMVAAPFLEALPPYIERTNGRELYRCPTDQAAVPLYEHSWNHTTLQALKVDRSITYLQTLFPPPGHLALVEKMAAMFGDEVPMHLEFVRFGGEVTCFGLQLVRYTTEERLAEIIRLHEESGCPIFNPHAFTLEEGGMKRVDARQLAFKREADPLGLLNPGKMLAWDNPAWTPDAPRSHYMFGDADAPEVEDALGE; encoded by the coding sequence ATGACGACCGAACTGATCGCCGCCCTGCCGGGCATCGTGTTCATCACCGATGCCGCGCTGGTGCGCCAGCGTAGCCGCGACTTCTTCTGGTATTCGCCGGTGCTGAAGCGGCAGTTGAACGGCGTGAAGGCGGACGCGGTCGCGCTGCCGAAGGACGAAGGGGAGGTCATCCGCATCCTGGCCGAGTGCCATGCACGGCGCATCCCGGTCACGCCGCGCGGAGCCGGCACCGGAAACTACGGGCAGGCGATGCCGCTGAAGGGCGGGATCGTGCTCGACCTGTCCGCGATGGATCGCGTGATATGGGCAAAGCCCGGCGTTCTGCGGGCGCAGGCCGGGGCGAAGCTGATCGCGATCGACGAGCAGACGCGGCGCGAGGTGGGCGGCGAATTGCGCTTCCATCCCTCGACCAAGCGCACCGCGACGATCGGCGGCTTCATCGCCGGCGGGTCGGCCGGCGCGGGGTCGTGCATGTGGGGGTCGCTACGCGAGCCGGGCAATATCCTGGGCCTGCGCGTGGTGACCATGGAGGCCACGCCCCGCGTTCTGGAACTGCGCGGCGCCGACATCGACAAGGCCAACCACGCCTACGGCACCAATGGCGTGATCACCGAGGTCGAGGTGCCGCTCGCCCCCGCCCAGGACTGGGTGGACCTGATGTTCGGCTTCCCGACGCTGATGGACGCCGCACGCTTCGCCGATGCGCTGACGCGTGCCGATGGCATCGTGAAGAAGCTCGCCTGCGTGATCGCAGCACCCGTGCCGCAGCAGTACTTCAAGCATTTCGAGGGCGTGGTGCCAGCGGGGACACATGTGGTGCTGGCGATGGTCGCCGCCCCGTTCCTCGAAGCCCTGCCGCCCTATATCGAGCGCACCAACGGCCGGGAGCTTTACCGCTGCCCGACGGACCAGGCCGCGGTGCCGCTCTATGAGCATTCCTGGAACCACACGACGCTGCAGGCGCTGAAGGTGGATCGCAGCATCACCTATCTGCAGACACTGTTCCCGCCGCCGGGGCATCTCGCACTGGTCGAGAAGATGGCGGCGATGTTCGGGGACGAGGTGCCGATGCACCTGGAATTCGTGCGCTTCGGCGGCGAGGTCACCTGCTTCGGCCTGCAGCTCGTGCGCTACACCACCGAGGAACGCCTCGCCGAGATCATCCGGCTGCACGAGGAGAGCGGCTGCCCCATCTTCAACCCGCACGCCTTCACGCTGGAGGAGGGCGGGATGAAGCGCGTCGATGCGCGACAGCTGGCCTTCAAGCGCGAGGCCGATCCGCTCGGCCTGCTGAACCCCGGCAAGATGCTGGCCTGGGACAATCCCGCCTGGACACCCGATGCACCGCGCAGCCACTACATGTTCGGCGACGCGGATGCGCCGGAGGTCGAGGACGCGCTCGGCGAATAA
- a CDS encoding cysteine hydrolase family protein, which yields MIPIGPSRRNTWRVSADAAELMRPALQERRVDVAARPKRVAFDLARTAFIVIDMQNDFCHRDGWLASIGVDVEPARAPIAPLTALLPVLRGAGVPVVWVNWGSRPDRLNLSPALLHVYNGSGTGTGLGDALPATGSPVLQGGSWSAQVVDELAPDPRDIRVDKHRMSGFWDTPLDSILRNLRIETLLFAGVNLDQCVLHTLADANFAGFDTLLVEDCAATTNPRFCHDATILNIHQIFGFTLQSPDLAKAIAP from the coding sequence ATGATCCCGATCGGGCCATCACGACGCAACACCTGGCGCGTGTCGGCCGATGCTGCCGAACTGATGCGCCCTGCCTTGCAGGAGCGCCGCGTGGACGTCGCGGCGCGACCGAAGCGCGTCGCCTTCGACCTGGCGCGCACCGCCTTCATCGTCATCGACATGCAGAACGACTTTTGTCACCGCGATGGGTGGCTCGCGTCGATCGGCGTGGATGTGGAACCCGCGCGCGCCCCGATCGCACCGTTGACAGCATTGCTGCCGGTGCTGCGCGGCGCGGGTGTGCCAGTGGTCTGGGTGAATTGGGGCAGCCGGCCGGATCGGCTGAACCTCTCGCCGGCGCTGCTGCATGTCTACAACGGGTCCGGCACTGGCACGGGGCTGGGCGATGCGCTACCCGCCACCGGCAGCCCTGTACTGCAAGGCGGATCGTGGTCGGCGCAGGTGGTGGATGAACTGGCGCCGGACCCGCGCGACATCCGCGTCGACAAGCACCGCATGTCGGGGTTCTGGGATACGCCGCTCGACAGCATCCTGCGCAACCTGCGCATCGAGACGCTCCTGTTCGCCGGCGTGAACCTCGACCAATGCGTGCTGCACACGCTGGCCGATGCGAACTTCGCCGGCTTCGACACGCTGCTGGTCGAGGATTGCGCGGCCACGACCAACCCGCGCTTCTGCCACGACGCGACGATCCTCAACATCCACCAGATCTTCGGCTTCACCCTGCAATCCCCCGACCTGGCAAAGGCGATCGCCCCATGA
- a CDS encoding aromatic ring-hydroxylating oxygenase subunit alpha yields MLATATPLLTRFWYPVMPMAMLADGPKPFRLLGRDLVLWVDGDGQPAAMDDRCCHRTAKLSKGFYAEGRLACGYHGWEYGRDGSVLRIPQRPPERQGPTRMGTRAYRAEARYGYLWVALDNPLFPVPEFEEEAEGFRRIDEFYEPWTCAGLRLMENSFDNAHFSFVHRASFGDQGHPEPAKLEIEEHPDGFLMITEVPVRNPEIQKKVLRMENDETVRSMRGRWYMPFLRKLRIRYPNGLSHSIVTAATPIDDATSQVVQFVFRNDTEADAKAEDVIAFDRIVTNEDRDILESTDPDVPLDQSGIEFNMPSDRPGVLMRRMLAAALAREAA; encoded by the coding sequence ATGCTCGCCACTGCCACGCCGCTGCTGACCCGTTTCTGGTATCCGGTGATGCCGATGGCGATGCTCGCTGACGGGCCGAAGCCGTTTCGCCTGCTCGGGCGCGACCTGGTGCTCTGGGTCGATGGGGATGGCCAGCCTGCGGCCATGGATGACCGCTGCTGCCACCGTACGGCGAAGCTGTCGAAGGGCTTCTACGCCGAAGGCCGCCTCGCCTGCGGCTACCATGGGTGGGAATACGGGCGTGACGGGTCGGTCCTGCGCATCCCGCAGCGCCCGCCCGAACGCCAGGGACCGACGCGCATGGGCACGCGCGCCTACCGTGCCGAGGCGCGCTACGGCTATCTGTGGGTGGCGCTCGACAACCCGCTTTTCCCGGTCCCGGAGTTCGAGGAGGAGGCCGAGGGCTTCCGCCGCATCGACGAATTCTACGAGCCCTGGACCTGCGCGGGCCTGCGCCTGATGGAGAACAGCTTCGACAACGCGCATTTCTCCTTCGTGCATCGCGCATCCTTCGGCGACCAAGGCCACCCGGAACCCGCGAAGCTCGAGATCGAGGAACACCCCGACGGCTTCCTCATGATCACCGAGGTGCCGGTGCGCAATCCGGAGATCCAGAAGAAGGTCCTGCGCATGGAGAACGACGAGACGGTGCGTTCCATGCGCGGGCGTTGGTACATGCCCTTCCTGCGCAAGTTGCGTATCCGCTACCCGAACGGGCTCAGCCACAGCATCGTCACCGCCGCCACGCCGATCGACGACGCCACCAGCCAGGTGGTGCAGTTCGTGTTCCGCAACGACACCGAGGCCGATGCGAAAGCCGAGGACGTGATCGCCTTCGACCGCATCGTGACGAACGAGGACCGCGACATCCTGGAATCGACCGACCCCGACGTGCCGCTCGACCAGTCGGGGATCGAATTCAACATGCCATCCGACCGGCCGGGCGTGCTGATGCGGCGGATGCTGGCGGCAGCGCTGGCGCGCGAGGCAGCCTAG
- a CDS encoding GNAT family N-acetyltransferase yields MAIRAAVRENLLSDPGRVTLRDYQDHLGPAGQTWVHEEDGVILGFSAATRATATIWALFIHPDHEGRGIGRGLLDCAVDWLWSQGAAEVGLTTGAGTRAEGFYRAAGWREASTTNGEIQFILPAAPLAPHP; encoded by the coding sequence TTGGCGATACGCGCCGCGGTGCGTGAGAACCTGCTGAGCGATCCGGGCCGTGTCACGCTGCGCGACTACCAGGATCATCTCGGTCCTGCCGGCCAGACCTGGGTGCATGAGGAAGACGGCGTGATCCTCGGCTTCTCGGCCGCGACGCGCGCCACCGCGACCATCTGGGCGCTGTTTATACACCCGGATCACGAGGGGCGCGGAATCGGCCGAGGGTTGCTCGACTGCGCCGTGGACTGGCTATGGTCGCAGGGCGCCGCAGAGGTTGGCCTCACCACCGGCGCCGGCACGCGTGCCGAGGGCTTCTACCGCGCCGCAGGATGGCGCGAAGCAAGCACCACGAATGGCGAAATCCAGTTCATCCTGCCTGCCGCCCCGCTGGCACCGCACCCCTAG
- a CDS encoding cupin domain-containing protein has product MSAPVIGKRAADLRGFRITPTDTNYFACLLDPLADGVSFTLVVEIFEPGGKTPPNTHSAAEECFFVLSGTGTAFADGKSMPIGPGDCFVLRPGVEHVVENTGTTKLYCLTLMTPNEGFAELIRNGTPVTLPPEDIAVLTGRA; this is encoded by the coding sequence ATGAGCGCCCCCGTCATCGGCAAGCGCGCGGCCGACCTGCGTGGCTTCCGCATCACGCCGACCGATACGAATTATTTCGCCTGCCTGCTGGATCCGCTGGCCGATGGCGTGTCCTTCACGCTGGTGGTCGAGATCTTCGAGCCCGGCGGCAAGACACCCCCCAACACGCACAGCGCGGCGGAGGAATGCTTCTTCGTGCTGTCCGGCACCGGCACCGCTTTCGCCGACGGGAAGTCCATGCCGATCGGTCCTGGCGACTGCTTCGTGCTGCGCCCCGGCGTCGAGCATGTGGTCGAGAATACCGGCACGACGAAGCTCTATTGCCTCACGCTGATGACACCGAACGAGGGTTTCGCGGAACTCATCCGCAACGGCACGCCGGTGACGCTGCCGCCCGAGGACATCGCGGTGCTGACGGGCCGCGCCTGA
- a CDS encoding FAD-binding oxidoreductase, whose product MPDIAALSAALAGIEQSDDAALLRQKSRDFYWYSPVLKAQLDGKRADLWVRPANEAEVLRVLVAARSAGVPVTVRGGATGNYGQCVPLNGGIVLDTTAMTAPIGITDGVLEAEAGARMIDLDLWARDRGWELRLWPSTKRTATIAGFVAGGGAGVGGIAHGTMRERGNLNGVRVATLQDPPALLDLDGDAAAPVNRTYGTTGVITRVRIPLVPAQAWRDMAVTFADFSDAARFALALAFADGIQKKMAGVFDARLPPFFRGLADAVPEGNALVLAMIAPSGLVAFRDLVREHGGTIVADQDTVAAERDPDATPFYEYCWNHTTLQVLKRDRGVTYLQCRFPFEDTLRAVEAVRAKFHDEVWMHTECVRFGGRTTMTALPVIRWTDEARLNAIMAGFEAEGIGIANPHVFTIEGGSGYRRVPGDQLGFKRRVDPLGLFNPGKMASFDAPETDAA is encoded by the coding sequence ATGCCTGACATCGCGGCGCTGTCGGCCGCGCTGGCCGGGATCGAGCAATCGGACGACGCGGCGCTGCTGCGGCAGAAAAGCCGTGACTTCTACTGGTACAGTCCGGTGCTGAAGGCGCAGCTGGACGGCAAGCGCGCCGACCTCTGGGTGCGACCGGCGAACGAGGCCGAGGTATTGCGCGTGCTGGTGGCCGCGCGCTCGGCCGGCGTGCCCGTCACGGTGCGTGGCGGCGCCACCGGAAACTATGGGCAATGCGTGCCACTGAACGGCGGCATCGTGCTCGACACGACGGCGATGACGGCGCCGATCGGCATCACCGATGGCGTGCTCGAGGCCGAGGCCGGGGCGCGGATGATCGACCTGGACCTCTGGGCGCGCGATCGCGGCTGGGAATTGCGGCTCTGGCCCAGCACCAAGCGCACTGCGACCATCGCGGGCTTCGTCGCCGGCGGCGGCGCCGGCGTGGGGGGCATCGCGCATGGCACGATGCGCGAGCGCGGCAACCTCAACGGCGTGCGCGTGGCGACGTTGCAGGACCCGCCGGCGCTGCTGGACCTGGACGGCGATGCTGCTGCGCCGGTCAACCGCACCTACGGCACGACGGGCGTCATCACCCGCGTGCGGATTCCGCTGGTGCCTGCGCAGGCCTGGCGCGACATGGCGGTGACATTTGCCGACTTCTCCGATGCGGCGCGCTTCGCACTGGCCCTCGCCTTCGCGGATGGCATCCAGAAGAAGATGGCGGGTGTGTTCGACGCCCGGCTGCCGCCCTTCTTCCGCGGCCTCGCGGATGCGGTGCCGGAAGGCAACGCACTGGTGCTGGCGATGATCGCACCTTCGGGCCTCGTCGCCTTCCGCGACCTGGTGCGCGAACACGGCGGCACTATCGTGGCCGACCAGGACACCGTGGCCGCGGAACGCGATCCGGACGCAACGCCGTTCTACGAATACTGCTGGAACCACACCACGCTGCAGGTCCTCAAGCGCGACCGCGGCGTGACGTACCTGCAGTGCCGCTTCCCGTTCGAGGACACGCTGCGCGCGGTGGAAGCAGTGCGGGCGAAGTTCCACGACGAGGTCTGGATGCACACGGAATGCGTGCGCTTCGGCGGTCGCACCACCATGACCGCGCTGCCCGTCATCCGCTGGACGGACGAGGCCCGGCTGAACGCCATCATGGCAGGGTTCGAAGCGGAGGGGATCGGCATCGCCAACCCGCATGTTTTCACCATCGAAGGCGGATCGGGCTATCGCCGCGTGCCTGGGGACCAGCTGGGCTTCAAGCGGCGTGTAGATCCGCTCGGCCTGTTCAACCCCGGCAAGATGGCGAGCTTCGACGCCCCGGAGACCGACGCCGCATGA
- a CDS encoding ABC transporter substrate-binding protein: MDRRSALRVLAATPLAGLAAPAVQAQTLLPVRFSLDWAFQGPQAAFLVALERGYFRREGLNVTMDRGFGSGDVPVKIAGGSYDVGVADLNPTIRMKLERPEVDLFSPFLVYDATALAVMTLRREGIARPADLLDKSVAAPESDAGRQLFPAFAKAAGIDAARIRWQTVTPQLRETMLAQGRVNAITGFITSGILSLRGLGVAANDIITMKYSDFGADFYATSLITSKRWAEANPAAVTGLIRGLVRAQYDSLADPAATIAVLRAREPLTDVALERERLELALNDLTFTPHVRANGFGRIDTARLQRGIDMVRDAFAISRPLPWTEVYDPRYLPPATDMRLA, encoded by the coding sequence ATGGATCGCCGCAGCGCCCTTCGCGTTCTTGCTGCCACGCCCCTTGCCGGACTCGCCGCGCCGGCGGTGCAGGCGCAGACTCTGCTGCCCGTGCGCTTCAGCCTGGACTGGGCCTTCCAGGGCCCGCAGGCGGCCTTCCTGGTGGCGCTGGAACGTGGCTACTTCCGGCGCGAGGGGCTGAACGTCACGATGGATCGCGGCTTCGGCTCCGGTGATGTCCCTGTGAAGATCGCCGGCGGGTCCTACGACGTGGGCGTGGCGGACCTGAACCCAACCATCCGCATGAAGCTCGAACGGCCCGAGGTGGATCTGTTCAGCCCATTCCTTGTCTATGACGCCACCGCGCTGGCAGTGATGACGCTGCGGCGAGAGGGCATCGCGCGCCCGGCCGACCTGCTGGACAAGTCGGTCGCCGCACCGGAATCCGATGCGGGGCGCCAGTTGTTCCCGGCCTTCGCCAAGGCCGCCGGCATCGATGCGGCGCGCATCCGCTGGCAGACGGTCACGCCGCAGCTGCGCGAGACGATGCTGGCGCAAGGCCGCGTGAATGCCATCACGGGCTTCATCACTTCGGGCATCCTGTCGCTGCGCGGGCTCGGCGTGGCGGCGAACGACATCATCACCATGAAGTACAGCGACTTCGGCGCGGACTTCTACGCGACCTCGCTGATCACCTCGAAGCGCTGGGCGGAGGCGAACCCGGCCGCGGTGACCGGACTGATCCGCGGCCTCGTCCGCGCGCAGTACGACAGCCTGGCGGACCCGGCGGCCACCATCGCGGTGCTGCGCGCGCGCGAACCGCTGACCGACGTGGCGCTGGAGCGCGAACGGCTGGAGCTCGCGCTGAACGACCTCACCTTCACGCCGCATGTGCGCGCCAACGGCTTCGGGCGCATCGATACCGCCCGGCTGCAGCGCGGCATCGACATGGTGCGCGACGCCTTCGCCATCAGCCGCCCGCTGCCCTGGACCGAGGTCTATGATCCACGCTACCTGCCTCCGGCAACGGATATGAGGCTCGCGTGA
- a CDS encoding NAD(P)H-dependent oxidoreductase — protein MRVLVLYAHPLPDSFHAALHRAALDGLVQAGHEVDDCDLYAEGFDPVLSAAERRDYHDPALNQRLVAPWVARLQAAEAMVCVFPTWCFGPPAILKGFFDRVFLPGVSFTLQDGVAKPALTNIRRIAGVVTYGRPWWTALLMGDPPRMAVTRYLRVLTGWKAKAEYHALYDMNRATLVQREAFVARVRTRMAQLR, from the coding sequence ATGCGCGTGCTGGTGCTCTACGCGCATCCGCTGCCGGATTCCTTCCACGCCGCGCTGCATCGCGCCGCGCTCGACGGCCTCGTGCAGGCCGGGCATGAGGTCGACGATTGCGACCTCTATGCCGAGGGCTTCGACCCCGTGCTGTCGGCCGCGGAACGCCGCGACTACCACGATCCCGCACTGAACCAGCGCCTGGTCGCCCCCTGGGTCGCGCGCCTGCAGGCCGCGGAGGCGATGGTCTGCGTCTTCCCGACCTGGTGCTTCGGCCCGCCGGCGATCCTGAAGGGTTTCTTCGACCGCGTGTTTCTACCCGGCGTGTCGTTCACCTTGCAGGACGGCGTCGCGAAACCCGCGCTGACCAACATCCGCCGCATCGCCGGCGTGGTGACCTATGGCCGGCCCTGGTGGACGGCGCTGCTGATGGGTGATCCGCCGCGCATGGCGGTCACGCGCTACCTGCGCGTGCTGACCGGCTGGAAGGCGAAGGCCGAATACCACGCGCTGTACGACATGAACCGCGCGACGCTGGTGCAGCGCGAGGCGTTTGTGGCGCGCGTGCGCACGCGCATGGCGCAGCTGCGATAG
- a CDS encoding creatininase family protein yields the protein MTLPSRYWADLPWPAFRSLPANTIAVLPVASIEQHGPHLPVSVDTTINQGVVGRTLKVIPADLPVLVLPTQSVALSVEHLRYPGTLTTSAETLLALVCDIGASVARAGVKRLVFVNSHGGNVSALDIAARRLRIEQGLFAVNAMWARMGKPEALRDAVEGRFGIHAGRDETSVMLALTPHLVHMDKARNFVSRWQGVSNETPSMAPDAGAPLAWQAQDLHPAGAVGDASAATVEIGEALLDHAAARMAALWQQVAAMDVEAWLSNAPDPDA from the coding sequence GTGACGCTTCCCTCCCGCTACTGGGCCGACCTGCCCTGGCCGGCCTTCCGCTCGCTGCCGGCGAACACCATCGCGGTGCTGCCCGTCGCGTCGATCGAACAACACGGGCCGCATTTGCCCGTGTCGGTCGACACCACGATCAACCAGGGCGTGGTGGGCCGGACGCTGAAGGTGATCCCGGCCGACCTGCCCGTCCTGGTGCTGCCGACGCAATCCGTCGCCTTGTCGGTGGAGCACCTGCGTTACCCGGGCACGCTAACCACCAGCGCCGAGACGCTGCTCGCCCTGGTCTGCGACATCGGGGCGTCGGTCGCGCGTGCGGGCGTGAAGCGGCTTGTCTTCGTGAACAGCCATGGCGGGAATGTCTCGGCGTTGGATATCGCGGCGCGGCGACTGCGGATCGAACAGGGGCTGTTCGCCGTGAACGCGATGTGGGCGCGCATGGGAAAGCCGGAGGCGCTGCGCGACGCGGTGGAAGGCCGCTTCGGCATCCATGCGGGGCGCGACGAGACATCGGTGATGCTCGCGCTCACACCGCACCTCGTGCACATGGACAAGGCGCGCAACTTCGTCAGCCGCTGGCAGGGTGTCTCGAACGAGACGCCGTCCATGGCGCCCGATGCCGGTGCGCCGCTGGCCTGGCAGGCGCAGGACCTGCACCCGGCAGGCGCGGTGGGCGATGCCTCCGCCGCCACGGTGGAGATCGGCGAGGCGCTGCTCGATCACGCCGCTGCCCGCATGGCCGCACTTTGGCAGCAGGTCGCGGCGATGGACGTCGAGGCCTGGTTGTCCAACGCGCCCGACCCCGATGCCTGA